The segment AAAAAAATTGAACTGAATCACAAATCGTTGAATTCCGAAGAACTGTCGGCGAGATACGAACGATTCCGATCATCGGAAAATGGCCGGAAGATTGAGTAATGTAGCTACTCGCATAATGGGCGGAAACGGTGTTGTTGCCCGCTCCCTCGCATCCTCTCTTCGAACACGCGCCGGCATGGGCCTTCCCGTCGGCAAACATATCGTACCTGATAAGCCGGTAGTGCctattaatataaatacatacactatttatactttttaggtttcattttgttttttttaaagtttgattGGCAAACCCTAATTTAGTTTCGATGTTTTTTCGTTGTGATTGTAGCTTCATGTGAATGATGAACTTACATGGGACAACGGTACTCCTTTTCCCGAGCCTTGTATCGATCGGATAGCTGATACCGTTGGAAAGGTTGGATATTTTGTTCTAATTTAAGATTTGTTTTTAAATCATCATTTCATTTGCTACCgtttacaattttttcatttttagtcaAATTAGTTTTTTGGAGATTTACTTGCTGATGTTGGAAAGGTTTGATATTCTGATTAGGATCCCTATTTGAAACCCATGTTTAttctttttacaatttttatttttgatagtaGATCAAATCATTAAGATTTTATATCTGTTGGAAAGGTTGGATTTTTGGCTCAAGATTTGTATACGAATCCCCAATTCATTGTTTCACCCTTTAGTTtgttaataaaagtaattataGTCTGAAATTCGAGACTTCTATATGTGAAATCTTAGGATTTTGTATCTGTTGGTAAGGGGATTAGTATTTGAATCATCTTCATGGCTTTTACCGTTCACGATTTtaagttttttcatttttgcaaGTCAAGTTATTTATATAAGATAATTGAAGATTCTTGAACTGCTTTTAATGTCAGTATGAAGCATTGGCTTGGTTGTGCGGTGGGTTGAGTTGTTTTGTGGGGATTGGACTGTTAGCTGTTTGGAATGATAAAGCCTCCAAAATCCCATTTGTAAGTCTGCATTATTGTTTTCCAATTCTCTTTTTCCTTATTAGTGTGAAACAGTTatgcttttttcttttttgaatagaATCAGTTATGCTTTGTTGACATACTTATCAGAAAAATAATGTTATGCTTTGATGACATTACTGTAGTACTGTACCATGTTGTCCAGATGCGAGTTGCATTTTGTTGCGTGTGTTTTTACTATGGGCGGACTTGTATCTTGTTTACTGTGTCGATTTGTGGTAAAGTTACTTTAAGCTGTTTGTTGATCTTCGTGTGGACGAATACTAAAGAACTCTTTTTTTTGTGGACTAAAGGGTAACTTTACTAAAGAACTCTATTGCGGCTGTGGTTTCTTCATTCTGTGGCTAAATGACCAGCATCACGTGGATTATATTAGAGTTTGTTATGTGATCTTCTCCTTATAGGCTGGGAAATGATCTGTTGAAATATTATGGTAGTATGACAGAATGATGTGATGCTAGGATCGCAAACCAAGCAAAGAGTATTACTTTTTCTTGGTCAAAGTATCCACATACTTTATTTTGCCAAACTTGAAAAATGCGTAGTCCCGAACTACCTCATCAGAGCATCTGCCTGATTCTCCGGTCTCTAACCCTGTCAATTCTTCTGTGCTCCCTCCTGGTGCACATTAACCTTCAGCTGAACCATCAGTGAAGAGGAGGATCCCCGGAGGTTTTACCACCTATAGTCAATCCAGTAATCTACCACTAGTTATAATGCCTTTGGttatttcttaaaaagaaaaggCCGTCTCCAGTAGGCTG is part of the Solanum pennellii chromosome 8, SPENNV200 genome and harbors:
- the LOC107026635 gene encoding NADH dehydrogenase [ubiquinone] 1 beta subcomplex subunit 8, mitochondrial, producing MAGRLSNVATRIMGGNGVVARSLASSLRTRAGMGLPVGKHIVPDKPLHVNDELTWDNGTPFPEPCIDRIADTVGKYEALAWLCGGLSCFVGIGLLAVWNDKASKIPFTPKVYPYDNLRVELGGEP